A genomic window from Salvia splendens isolate huo1 chromosome 11, SspV2, whole genome shotgun sequence includes:
- the LOC121755520 gene encoding polyadenylate-binding protein RBP47-like, translated as MNGGDMNQSQNNNQQQQQQMQQHQQWMAMQQYQQQWMAMQYPAMAMQQHMMYNQHYVPYYHPQQQPQPTQGQKHGNQIQNGAEDNKTIWIGDLQPWMDESYIQSCFSQSGEVVSVKIIRNKQTGHSERYGFIEFNSHEAAEKVLQSLNGTTMLNTEQPFRLNWAAFSTGDRRPNTGGNGGDVGSDLSIFVGDLASDVTDAMLTDTFASRYPSVKGAKVVADANSGRSKGYGFVRFGDENEKTRAMNEMNGVYVSSRPMRIGVATPKKTSPQQQQQQQYSSQAVVLSGGGGGYANGVVPQGQPENDSSNTTIFVGGLDSDVTDEELRQSFTPFGEVLSVKIPAGKGCGFVQYANRSNAEDAIVRLNGMTIGRQTVRLSWGRTMGNKQSRTDANGQWNGAYYGRQGYNGYGYAAASPSYGPPSNGHGNLQQPVS; from the exons ATGAACGGCGGGGATATGAACCAGAGCCAGAACAAcaatcagcagcagcagcagcagatgCAACAGCACCAGCAGTGGATGGCGATGCAGCAGTACCAGCAGCAGTGGATGGCGATGCAGTATCCGGCTATGGCGATGCAGCAGCACATGATGTACAATCAACATTACGTCCCGTACTACCACCCGCAGCAGCAGCCGCAGCCGACGCAGGGGCAGAAGCACGGCAATCAGATTCAGAACGGCGCCGAGGATAATAAAACGATCTGGATTGGAGATCTCCAGCCGTGGATGGACGAAAGTTATATCCAGTCGTGCTTTTCTCAATCTGGAGAG GTTGTCTCAGTCAAGATAATCCGCAATAAGCAGACAGGTCACTCTGAGAGATATGGATTCATTGAGTTCAATTCGCATGAAGCAGCAGAGAAAGTTCTGCAGAGTCTCAATGGGACCACCATGCTGAATACCGAGCAACCATTTCGCTTAAACTGGGCAGCCTTTAGCACTGGTGATAGGCGACCTAATACTGGTGGTAATGGTGGTGATGTTGGTTCTGATCTATCAATATTCGTCGGAGATTTGGCTTCTGATGTTACTGATGCAATGTTGACCGACACATTTGCTAGTAGATATCCATCTGTAAAAGGCGCTAAAGTTGTGGCTGATGCAAATAGTGGCCGTTCAAAAGGTTATGGGTTTGTCAGGTTTGgagatgaaaatgaaaagacCAGGGCCATGAATGAAATGAATGGTGTTTATGTTTCTAGCAGACCTATGCGAATTGGTGTTGCAACCCCTAAAAAGACTTcaccacaacaacaacaacaacagcaATATTCTTCTCAAG CTGTCGTATtgtctggtggtggtggtggatatgCAAATGGTGTTGTCCCTCAAGGTCAGCCTGAGAACGACTCATCTAACACAACA ATATTTGTGGGAGGACTTGACTCTGATGTAACTGATGAGGAGCTGAGACAATCTTTTACTCCATTTGGAGAGGTTCTCTCTGTGAAAATACCAGCTGGAAAGGGATGTGGATTTGTTCAATACGCAAACAG GAGCAATGCAGAGGATGCTATTGTGAGACTAAATGGGATGACTATTGGCAGGCAGACAGTTCGTCTTTCATGGGGTCGAACTATGGGTAACAAGCAG TCAAGGACGGATGCTAATGGTCAGTGGAACGGGGCTTATTACGGGAGGCAAGGTTACAACGGTTACGGATATGCTGCAGCCAGCCCTTCATATGGGCCGCCTTCAAATGGTCACGGAAATCTCCAGCAGCCGGTCAGCTAA
- the LOC121755519 gene encoding serine carboxypeptidase 1-like, with protein MKGGVIIFLISVVSLLASVQCKNRDPLRELLKSHKKRRSETYEVVEDASTEYSPAYMLPQDGLKEEDKITGLPGQPQVSFPQYSGYVTVDPTAGRALFYWLTEADDSSNKPLVLWLNGGPGCSSIGNGAMTELGPFRVNSDGKTLWYNNKAWNTVANVLFLESPAGVGFSYSNTTSDYVTGDTKTAADSYTFLVNWLERFPEYKTRDFYITGESYAGHYVPQLAQLILKNNKMTNQTVINLKGIAIGNAYIDYIDEKNGSYDYYWSHALISDESHYGIIKYCNFSAPEISDKCEQAMDQAHGEIGNIFGYDIYAPLCGSNSTAPSLSSFDPCSSDYVFTYLNTPEVQQALHANISGALPGPWNACSGLISWTDEPETVLPVIKELMASGISVWIYSGDTDGVVPVTTTRYSLPKLSTTVKTPWYPWYSQGEVGGYAVGYENVTFVTIRGAGHFVPSYQPERAIAFFSSFLEGKLPPSS; from the exons ATGAAAGGTGGAGTAATTATCTTTCTCATTTCTGTTGTGAGCCTCCTTGCCTCTGTGCAATGCAAGAACCGCGATCCTCTTAGGGAGCTGTTGAAAAGCCACAAGAAGAGGAGGTCGGAAACATATGAAGTAGTTGAGGATGCTTCGACTGAGTACTCACCGGCCTACATGTTGCCTCAAGACGGCCTAAAAGAGGAAGACAAGATCACGGGGCTGCCTGGCCAGCCTCAGGTGAGCTTCCCTCAGTATTCTGGATACGTCACTGTTGATCCTACAGCTGGACGCGCTCTTTTCTATTGGCTCACCGAGGCTGATGACTCCTCCAACAAGCCACTTGTGTTGTGGCTCAATGGAG GACCAGGGTGTTCCTCGATAGGAAATGGCGCGATGACAGAGCTTGGGCCGTTCCGTGTGAACTCAGACGGAAAGACGCTGTGGTACAATAACAAGGCTTGGAATACTG TGGCTAATGTCCTGTTTTTGGAGTCTCCTGCTGGTGTTGGATTTTCCTACTCGAACACGACGTCGGACTACGTGACAGGAGACACCAAAACTGCAGCGGATTCCTACACTTTCTTGGTGAACTGGCTTGAGAGGTTCCCGGAATACAAAACTCGCGATTTCTACATAACCGGAGAGAGCTACGCTGGTCACTACGTGCCCCAACTTGCTCAATTGATcctaaaaaacaacaaaatgacaAATCAAACTGTCATTAATTTGAAAGGAATTGCA ATTGGGAATGCATACATTGACTACATCGACGAGAAGAATGGCTCGTACGACTACTACTGGTCGCATGCTCTCATTTCGGACGAGAGTCACTATGGAATTATCAAATACTGCAACTTCTCGGCTCCTGAAATATCAGACAAATGCGAACAAGCTATGGATCAAGCACATGGTGAAATTGGAAACATATTCGGTTATGACATCTACGCGCCTCTTTGTGGTTCAAACTCTACCGCACCATCG TTGTCTTCATTTGATCCATGCTCGAGTGACTATGTTTTCACGTACCTAAACACGCCTGAAGTGCAACAAGCACTTCACGCGAACATCAGTGGAGCTCTTCCCGGGCCATGGAACGCTTGCAG TGGTCTCATATCATGGACTGATGAGCCGGAGACAGTTTTACCTGTCATCAAGGAGCTCATGGCTAGCGGCATTAGCGTCTGGATCTACAG TGGCGACACAGATGGAGTGGTGCCGGTGACAACAACCAGGTACTCGTTGCCCAAACTAAGCACCACTGTTAAGACTCCGTGGTACCCATGGTACTCTCAGGGCGAGGTTGGAGGATACGCGGTGGGATATGAGAATGTGACATTTGTGACCATAAGAGGAGCTGGGCATTTCGTCCCGAGCTATCAGCCCGAGAGAGCAATCGCCTTCTTCTCGTCCTTCTTGGAGGGGAAGCTGCCTCCCAGCAGCTAA
- the LOC121754303 gene encoding uncharacterized protein LOC121754303, translating to MMPSPTPDFNFDSASTTPYMSTSTTPYMSAPSSPSIPFLWESSPGTPKSTYDDADFAFDFSGHLSSAPSLPADELFHAGKIKPLKPPPRNLYSPSNSPRKNIFSPRHKSRDHGVDPFAAAINHTTKEASTDRRGRDRTTRNKGSSSRSLSPFRVSDLLFEPENETTHHNQSKPNTTSVFSSSFWYKKWKIKDLLLFRSASESRAKDKDNMKQYSKLKKPETTLNRNDDVKNSSFRSTESVGSVSSRRRTGPPISAHELHYTVNRAFSEEMRRRTSLPYKQGLLGCLGFNPAPPEISKGAASMPRV from the coding sequence ATGATGCCTTCCCCCACCCCCGACTTCAACTTCGACAGCGCCTCCACCACCCCTTACATGAGCACCTCCACCACCCCCTACATGAGCGCCCCCTCCAGCCCCTCCATCCCCTTCCTCTGGGAATCCTCCCCCGGCACCCCTAAATCCACCTACGACGACGCCGACTTCGCCTTCGACTTCAGCGGCCACCTCTCCTCCGCCCCCTCCCTCCCCGCCGACGAGCTCTTCCACGCCGGCAAAATCAAGCCCCTCAAACCCCCTCCCCGCAACCTCTACTCCCCCTCCAACTCCCCACGCAAGAACATCTTCTCCCCCCGCCACAAATCCAGGGACCACGGCGTCGACCCCTTCGCCGCCGCAATCAATCACACCACAAAAGAAGCCAGCACCGACAGAAGAGGAAGAGACAGAACCACCAGAAACAAAGGCTCCTCCTCGCGATCGCTCTCCCCCTTCCGCGTCTCCGACCTCTTATTCGAGCCCGAAAACGAAACCACGCATCATAATCAAtcgaaaccgaacaccacctcaGTGTTCTCCTCGTCGTTCTGGTACAAGAAGTGGAAGATCAAAGACCTCCTGCTATTCAGAAGCGCGTCGGAGAGCCGCGCCAAGGATAAGGACAATATGAAGCAGTACTCGAAGCTGAAGAAGCCGGAGACGACGCTGAATCGAAACGACGACGTAAAGAACTCCAGCTTCAGATCGACGGAGAGCGTCGGGTCCGTCTCGAGCCGGAGAAGGACGGGGCCGCCGATCTCCGCGCACGAGCTGCATTACACCGTCAACAGAGCCTTTTCCGAGGAGATGAGGCGGCGGACGTCGCTGCCCTACAAGCAGGGATTGCTCGGCTGCTTAGGCTTTAATCCGGCGCCGCCGGAGATCTCCAAAGGCGCCGCTTCTATGCCCCGCGTTTGA
- the LOC121754129 gene encoding uncharacterized protein LOC121754129: MEDDLCFWAKDSLIVKHPKKNSLVLRMLVLMFVMVCGVYICSVCLKQIGGHPTVRLLSYPMAERACDVADIEPSEKPYVHFPKPESFNREECACNPVRYFAILSTQRSGSGWFETLLNSHMNISSNGEIFSVKVRRSNISTIVETLDKIYNLDWFTSASKNECTAAVGLKWMLNQGLMQHHEEIVEYFNAKGVSAIFLFRRNLLRRMISILANSFDQNAKLLNGTHKSHVHSTHDAKILASYKPVVNASLLIPNLRQVEDLVNKSMEYFKSTRHIILYYEDIINNRTKLVDVQNFLRVPLRDLSSRQVKIHKGSLSSQVENWGDIEKALEGTHYQSYLHEDYKL; encoded by the exons ATGGAGGACGATCTCTGTTTCTGGGCAAAg GACAGCTTGATTGTGAAACATCCAAAGAAAAATTCTCTGGTATTGAGGATGCTGGTTTTGATGTTTGTGATGGTGTGTGGAGTTTACATATGTTCAGTCTGTCTAAAGCAAATTGGCGGGCACCCAACCGTGCGGTTGTTGAGTTATCCGATGGCTGAGAGAGCTTGTGATGTGGCGGATATCGAGCCTTCTGAGAAGCCCTATGTACATTTCCCCAAACCAGAGAGTTTCAACAG GGAAGAATGTGCATGTAATCCCGTACGTTACTTTGCAATATTGTCCACACAGAGGTCTGGCAGTGGATGGTTTGAGACGTTGTTGAACAGTCATATGAACATTAGCTCCAACGGGGAGATTTTCTCGGTTAAAGTTCGAAGAAGTAACATATCCACAATTGTGGAAACATTGGATAAGATTTATAATCTAGATTGGTTCACAAGTGCTTCGAAAAATGAGTGCACAGCTGCAGTTGGATTGAAATGGATGCTTAACCAG GGATTAATGCAACATCATGAAGAAATAGTGGAATACTTCAACGCTAAAGGAGTTTCAGCAATTTTTCTTTTCAGAAGGAATCTGCTGCGTCGTATGATTTCCATCCTAGCAAATTCTTTCGACCAGAACGCCAAGCTACTAAACGGGACTCACAAATCTCATGTGCACTCAACCCATGAC GCTAAGATACTTGCCAGTTACAAGCCAGTTGTTAATGCAAGTTTGCTTATACCGAACTTGAGGCAAGTGGAAGATCTCGTTAACAAATCCATGGAATATTTCAAGAGCACCCGCCATATTATCCTCTACTACGAGGACATAATAAACAATCGAACA AAATTAGTCGACGTTCAGAATTTTCTGAGGGTTCCTCTTCGAGACCTGAGTAGCAGACAGGTGAAGATACACAAAGGATCGCTGTCTTCACAGGTCGAGAACTGGGGAGACATCGAGAAGGCGCTTGAGGGAACGCATTATCAAAGTTATTTACATGAAGATTACAAGTTGTAG